In uncultured Fibrobacter sp., the following are encoded in one genomic region:
- a CDS encoding N-formylglutamate amidohydrolase yields MKLMLTCEHASNRLPAAFKKAVPADVLKTHRAYDIGAVHVFRKLVKFAKPEFYCEGKYSRLFVDLNRTITNKSAFSEYYEQLDKATASKVKAQATTYWNEYRTVIEKFVKANAKKEIIHLGIHSFTPELNGKVRNTDIGILYDPSRPQERAYANVIKEEIKRLYPAMKVRFNYPYKGTSDGLTTTLRKKFGPRYVGIEIEINQKFFL; encoded by the coding sequence ATGAAACTCATGCTTACTTGCGAGCACGCAAGCAATCGATTGCCCGCCGCCTTCAAAAAAGCTGTTCCGGCAGATGTATTAAAGACGCACCGCGCCTACGACATCGGAGCCGTTCATGTGTTCCGCAAGCTGGTAAAATTTGCAAAGCCGGAATTCTATTGCGAAGGAAAGTATTCGCGCCTGTTTGTAGACTTGAACCGCACCATCACCAACAAGAGCGCGTTCAGCGAATACTACGAACAGCTCGACAAAGCGACAGCCTCAAAAGTAAAAGCGCAAGCCACCACCTATTGGAACGAATACCGCACCGTCATTGAAAAATTCGTGAAAGCAAATGCCAAGAAAGAAATCATTCACCTCGGCATCCACAGTTTTACGCCCGAATTGAACGGCAAAGTCCGCAACACTGACATCGGAATTCTCTACGACCCGAGTCGCCCGCAAGAACGCGCCTACGCGAACGTCATCAAGGAAGAAATCAAGCGACTCTACCCCGCCATGAAAGTCCGCTTCAACTACCCGTACAAGGGAACTTCCGACGGGCTTACCACCACGCTCCGCAAGAAATTCGGCCCGCGATACGTGGGTATAGAAATAGAAATCAACCAGAAATTCTTTTTATAG